The Henckelia pumila isolate YLH828 chromosome 2, ASM3356847v2, whole genome shotgun sequence genome includes a window with the following:
- the LOC140880327 gene encoding auxin-repressed 12.5 kDa protein: MVLLDHLWDDVVAGPQPERGLKHLKKVFTTKPLNIKDGGGGEGSSKFARSISMPASPVTPVTPGTPTAPSPTAARKDNVWRSVFHPGSNLATKTVGADYFDRPQPNSPTVYDWLYSGDTKNKYR; the protein is encoded by the exons ATGGTGTTGCTCGATCACCTCTGGGACGACGTCGTAGCCGGGCCTCAGCCCGAGCGTGGTCTCAAACATCTCAAGAAAGTCTTCACCACTAAGCCCTTGAACATCAAAG ATGGTGGTGGAGGAGAGGGCAGCAGCAAGTTTGCGAGATCTATTTCGATGCCCGCCAGCCCTGTGACGCCGGTGACACCAGGGACGCCGACTGCTCCGTCACCCACGGCGGCGCGGAAGGATAACGTGTGGCGGAGTGTCTTCCACCCCGGCAGCAATCTTGCCACCAAGACAGTCGGGGCTGATTACTTTGACAGGCCGCAGCCCAACTCCCCCACCGTCTATGACTG GCTTTACAGTGGTGACACAAAGAACAAATATCGTTAA
- the LOC140882335 gene encoding uncharacterized protein, producing MMSTRCKLPFFVPILLLVAFSITAAVPPPAGISYSQYCGDTVPESSLLPAPNDPLYPRTLALRQAYVDYRGNGTRGDLEIPRSLLFVTRRAYRTQNNAVLKIEAFLSLTGVRGRGHLRGNRTRRGLRLIHYRPPRIPVSSGDSWNVAGFTLNGFWDWSAGKLCMIGSGSRRLGTDHAVLKLDYLNSSSIFNSFVNGTLELFHVNGDRFNNQLLTILGVNLRTYRYELVDKEIANKGFDSLDDTTDVSLGVEDLGERLCVFIRRSGSVELKYEDDCESVNCKFLGGGNNNYTPSTLSFNEIECSEDGSVRFLLNFGDFGHNGYRLPFEPNMSLVSEGKWDAKKKRLNMVGCRIFRDGYEDFVGECLIRLSLRFPATWTLKKRSSLVGILWSSRSLNESGYFGRVTLSGQRNMNPMAVHLRYEYTDIENAKRSCANKTINNGLQGEFPDGLSSDLRFDMIGGNRKVKDLWGYSSPLYVEDRRYQASVFDLEVKSPRQMKQNYTGALNVSYVLTLYNPFNFNLSSEYLLIKSFEISAEGLYDTKSGHLCMVGCLHVIESSNLKPRHNYSLDCEILLNIQYPPLHSKNGAIAKGTIESMRKKSDRLYFEPFEIFSRSIYSGQAEESLWITDLEITVLLLSTTLSCLYVCLQLLHVKRHPDVLPFISTLMLAVLTLAHMVPLLLNFEAFLVRRNDMDDYFRTDGWLEMNEVLVRVITMIAFLLECRLLQLTWSAKSGNESQKNLWMYDKKVLYASLPIYIGGGLIAWFVHVSKQSYPRPSLGIHRLGYKQESLWGDLKSYGGLILDGFLLPQILFNLFCDAKERALAPTFYAGITAVRSAPHLYDIYRSYSSTFSLNYIYANPRMDYYSTTWDIIIPVGGLLFVLLVYLQQRYGGKCFLPKICRRTSTYEKLPVASAE from the coding sequence ATGATGTCTACGAGGTGCAAGCTTCCATTCTTTGTTCCCATCCTTTTACTCGTTGCATTCTCCATCACCGCCGCTGTTCCGCCGCCTGCCGGGATTTCGTACTCCCAATACTGCGGAGACACTGTTCCGGAGTCATCTTTGCTGCCCGCCCCGAATGATCCACTCTACCCGAGAACTCTTGCTCTGCGCCAAGCTTACGTTGATTACAGGGGAAACGGCACCAGGGGCGATCTTGAAATTCCCCGGTCTCTCTTGTTTGTGACCCGCAGGGCCTACAGGACCCAGAACAATGCCGTTCTCAAAATCGAAGCGTTCTTGAGTCTGACCGGTGTTCGAGGTCGGGGCCATCTTCGTGGCAATCGCACTCGTCGTGGGTTGCGGCTCATTCATTACCGGCCGCCTCGGATTCCGGTGTCGTCAGGAGATTCCTGGAATGTTGCCGGTTTTACCTTAAATGGGTTTTGGGATTGGAGCGCTGGAAAACTCTGTATGATTGGCTCAGGTTCTCGACGGTTGGGGACAGATCATGCTGTTTTAAAGCTTGATTACTTGAATTCTTCGAGTATTTTCAATAGCTTTGTTAATGGCACATTGGAATTATTCCATGTAAACGGTGACCGCTTTAATAATCAGTTGTTGACGATTTTGGGTGTGAATTTGAGAACATATAGATATGAGTTGGTTGATAAAGAAATTGCAAACAAGGGATTTGATTCATTAGATGATACTACTGATGTTTCTTTAGGAGTTGAGGATTTGGGCGAACGGTTATGCGTATTCATTAGAAGATCTGGTTCAGTTGAACTGAAATATGAGGATGATTGTGAAAGCGTGAATTGTAAGTTTCTTGGGGGaggaaataataattatacgccAAGTACGTTGAGCTTTAACGAAATTGAGTGCTCAGAGGATGGGAGTGTAAGATTCTTGCTGAATTTTGGGGATTTCGGGCATAATGGCTATCGGTTGCCATTTGAACCGAATATGAGTTTAGTTAGTGAAGGAAAATGGGATGCTAAGAAAAAAAGACTCAACATGGTAGGCTGTCGCATTTTTCGTGATGGGTACGAGGATTTTGTAGGTGAGTGTTTGATAAGGCTGAGTTTGAGATTTCCAGCTACGTGGACATTGAAAAAGAGAAGCTCCTTAGTGGGGATACTGTGGAGTAGTAGAAGTTTGAACGAGTCAGGGTACTTTGGCAGAGTGACACTATCTGGCCAAAGGAATATGAATCCTATGGCTGTGCATTTGAGATATGAATATACAGATATCGAGAATGCGAAGAGATCTTGTGCTAATAAGACGATTAATAATGGTTTGCAAGGGGAGTTCCCTGATGGATTATCATCTGACCTGAGGTTTGATATGATTGGTGGCAATCGGAAAGTGAAGGATTTATGGGGTTACTCATCCCCTCTTTATGTGGAAGATAGGCGTTATCAAGCATCTGTATTTGATTTGGAAGTGAAGTCTCCAAGGCAGATGAAACAAAATTATACTGGTGCACTCAATGTCAGCTATGTGCTGACCCTTTATAACCCTTTCAATTTTAACCTCAGCAGTGAGTATTTGTTGATTAAGTCATTCGAGATTTCGGCTGAGGGGTTATATGACACTAAAAGTGGGCATCTTTGCATGGTTGGTTGTCTGCATGTTATTGAGTCATCTAATTTAAAACCACGGCATAACTACTCATTGGACTGTGAAATTCTGCTCAATATTCAATATCCACCTCTCCATTCAAAAAATGGAGCTATTGCAAAGGGAACCATTGAAAGCATGCGGAAAAAGTCTGatcgtctttattttgaacctTTTGAGATTTTTTCTCGCTCCATTTACTCTGGTCAAGCTGAAGAATCACTGTGGATAACGGATCTGGAAATCACCGTGCTTCTGCTTTCAACCACGCTATCATGTTTATATGTCTGTCTGCAACTATTGCATGTTAAAAGGCACCCAGATGTGCTGCCCTTTATTTCTACCTTGATGCTCGCTGTGCTAACTCTAGCACACATGGTTCCGCTACTTTTGAATTTTGAAGCTTTCTTGGTTAGGCGCAATGATATGGATGATTACTTTCGTACTGATGGATGGCTCGAAATGAATGAGGTATTAGTGAGGGTAATAACCATGATAGCTTTCTTATTGGAATGTCGTCTGCTCCAATTGACCTGGTCCGCAAAATCTGGAAATGAAAGCCAGAAAAACCTCTGGATGTACGACAAGAAAGTTCTATATGCATCTCTACCTATATACATCGGTGGTGGGTTGATTGCTTGGTTTGTCCATGTGTCAAAACAGTCTTATCCGAGACCATCACTCGGGATCCATCGACTTGGATATAAACAAGAATCTTTATGGGGTGACCTCAAATCATATGGTGGTCTGATCTTGGACGGGTTTTTACTCCCACAAATTCTCTTCAATCTTTTCTGCGATGCGAAAGAGAGGGCACTTGCCCCTACCTTTTATGCGGGAATCACAGCGGTTCGATCAGCGCCACATCTGTATGACATTTACAGGTCGTATAGTTCTACTTTTTCATTGAATTATATCTATGCAAACCCAAGAATGGACTACTATTCCACCACTTGGGATATTATCATACCTGTTGGAGGTCTTTTGTTTGTCCTTCTGGTTTACTTGCAGCAGAGATATGGTGGCAAATGTTTTCTTCCCAAGATATGCAGGCGGACATCTACATATGAAAAATTACCCGTAGCTAGTGCTGAATAA
- the LOC140885307 gene encoding uncharacterized protein isoform X2 produces the protein MEAWDAQKMLDKYIHDYMIKNNMHDAAVIFAEEANICLRPVAINSEEGFLAEWWSLFWDVYSDILSKHPTTIEGYASKNAGNWSQNILPEMARPDMNYMSQNISAAMGMLGLPNQSQTVHLTAMPSPDMVNLHQNTPPMTMPRPDIMDFLLSARPITMQWPELNPYCLGSPPTLNFDIQKDFDIQNGDFLTNLIAANIHEQEQLMFPERGLDFNSQLLNVDQFAQMLPSSSKYSYPLEIVPQKPQCYNFGNGGFATNFPGSIAAQPIHHGESNLILSNAEPSVSEFVGHGVTKGRCCCLELDSSTSSNSATSDPAPESKNLI, from the exons ATGGAGGCATGGGATGCTCAGAAAAT GCTTGACAAATACATTCATGATTACATGATCAAGAATAACATGCATGATGCTGCTGTTATCTTCGCCGAAGAGGCAAATATCTGTCTCAGGCCTGTTG CTATCAATTCAGAGGAAGGATTTCTGGCAGAATGGTGGTCCTTATTTTGGGATGTATACTCTGATATACTTTCAAAGCATCCAACGACAATTGAAGGCTATGCATCCAAG AATGCAGGAAATTGGTCACAAAATATTCTTCCGGAAATGGCAAGGCCAGATATGAATTATATGTCTCAGAATATCAGTGCGGCAATGGGAATGCTAGGACTTCCTAATCAGTCACAAACCGTCCATTTAACAGCAATGCCAAGTCCAGATATGGTGAATCTTCACCAAAATACTCCTCCAATGACAATGCCAAGGCCAGATATTATGGATTTTCTGCTAAGTGCTCGTCCAATAACAATGCAGTGGCCAGAATTGAACCCATACTGTTTAGGATCACCTCCTACTTTAAACTTTGACATACAGAAAGACTTTGACATACAGAATGGGGACTTTTTAACAAACTTGATAGCAGCAAATATACATGAGCAAGAGCAGCTTATGTTTCCTGAAAGGGGCCTGGATTTTAATTCGCAGCTTCTCAATGTTGATCAATTTGCTCAAATGCTTCCATCTTCTAGCAAGTACAG CTATCCGCTGGAGATCGTTCCTCAGAAGCCTCAGTGTTATAATTTTGGA AATGGTGGATTTGCCACAAATTTTCCAGGATCTATCGCTGCACAGCCAATACATCATGGAGAATCAAATCTTATACTATCTAATGCTGAACCTTCTGTTTCTG AATTTGTTGGTCATGGCGTTACAAAAGGCCGCTGCTGCTGCCTGGAATTGGACTCTTCAACAAGTTCCAACTCTGCAACTTCTGATCCTGCTCCTGAATCCAAAAACCTAATCTGA
- the LOC140885307 gene encoding uncharacterized protein isoform X1 has product MEAWDAQKMLDKYIHDYMIKNNMHDAAVIFAEEANICLRPVAINSEEGFLAEWWSLFWDVYSDILSKHPTTIEGYASKDSFPVNHEATQNAGNWSQNILPEMARPDMNYMSQNISAAMGMLGLPNQSQTVHLTAMPSPDMVNLHQNTPPMTMPRPDIMDFLLSARPITMQWPELNPYCLGSPPTLNFDIQKDFDIQNGDFLTNLIAANIHEQEQLMFPERGLDFNSQLLNVDQFAQMLPSSSKYSYPLEIVPQKPQCYNFGNGGFATNFPGSIAAQPIHHGESNLILSNAEPSVSEFVGHGVTKGRCCCLELDSSTSSNSATSDPAPESKNLI; this is encoded by the exons ATGGAGGCATGGGATGCTCAGAAAAT GCTTGACAAATACATTCATGATTACATGATCAAGAATAACATGCATGATGCTGCTGTTATCTTCGCCGAAGAGGCAAATATCTGTCTCAGGCCTGTTG CTATCAATTCAGAGGAAGGATTTCTGGCAGAATGGTGGTCCTTATTTTGGGATGTATACTCTGATATACTTTCAAAGCATCCAACGACAATTGAAGGCTATGCATCCAAG GACTCCTTTCCGGTTAATCACGAGGCTACTCAGAATGCAGGAAATTGGTCACAAAATATTCTTCCGGAAATGGCAAGGCCAGATATGAATTATATGTCTCAGAATATCAGTGCGGCAATGGGAATGCTAGGACTTCCTAATCAGTCACAAACCGTCCATTTAACAGCAATGCCAAGTCCAGATATGGTGAATCTTCACCAAAATACTCCTCCAATGACAATGCCAAGGCCAGATATTATGGATTTTCTGCTAAGTGCTCGTCCAATAACAATGCAGTGGCCAGAATTGAACCCATACTGTTTAGGATCACCTCCTACTTTAAACTTTGACATACAGAAAGACTTTGACATACAGAATGGGGACTTTTTAACAAACTTGATAGCAGCAAATATACATGAGCAAGAGCAGCTTATGTTTCCTGAAAGGGGCCTGGATTTTAATTCGCAGCTTCTCAATGTTGATCAATTTGCTCAAATGCTTCCATCTTCTAGCAAGTACAG CTATCCGCTGGAGATCGTTCCTCAGAAGCCTCAGTGTTATAATTTTGGA AATGGTGGATTTGCCACAAATTTTCCAGGATCTATCGCTGCACAGCCAATACATCATGGAGAATCAAATCTTATACTATCTAATGCTGAACCTTCTGTTTCTG AATTTGTTGGTCATGGCGTTACAAAAGGCCGCTGCTGCTGCCTGGAATTGGACTCTTCAACAAGTTCCAACTCTGCAACTTCTGATCCTGCTCCTGAATCCAAAAACCTAATCTGA